From Daucus carota subsp. sativus chromosome 6, DH1 v3.0, whole genome shotgun sequence, the proteins below share one genomic window:
- the LOC108225796 gene encoding thioredoxin M3, chloroplastic isoform X2: protein MSSSPPPCAFLHSNSSFSKLYSPSTQPISCISRQLINYSSDGLVYSRPKTPIWAPAPSASRFKLFAVGGPKVVTGNSWEKSVLNSKVPVLVEFYASWCGPCAMVHRVIDEIATEYAGRIDCFVLHADNELQIANEYDIKAVPVVMLFKNGEKCETVVGTMPKEFYVAAVERVLS from the exons ATGTCTTCTTCTCCTCCTCCTTGTGCATTTCTTCATTCAAACTCATCTTTTTCCAAACTCTATTCTCCTTCAACACAACCCATTTCTTGTATTTCACGCCAGCTCATCAATTACAGCTCAGATGGACTCGTTTACTCTCGGCCCAAAACACCCATTTGGGCTCCTGCTCCCTCGGCTTCTCGTTTTAAGCTCTTCGCCGTCGGTGGCCCAAAAG TAGTTACTGGCAACTCATGGGAGAAATCAGTTTTAAACAGTAAAGTACCTGTACTTGTGGAATTCTACGCTAGCTGGTGTGGTCCATGTGCAATGGTTCATCGGGTGATTGATGAGATCGCGACAGAGTATGCTGGAAGAATTGATTGCTTCGTACTCCATGCAGACAATGAGTTGCAAATTGCTAACGAGTATGATATCAAGGCTGTGCCAGTGGTCATGCTTTTCAAAAATGGAGAGAAATGCGAAACTGTGGTTGGTACCATGCCAAAGGAATTTTACGTAGCTGCTGTAGAGAGAGTGTTGTCCTAG
- the LOC108225796 gene encoding thioredoxin M3, chloroplastic isoform X1, translated as MSSSPPPCAFLHSNSSFSKLYSPSTQPISCISRQLINYSSDGLVYSRPKTPIWAPAPSASRFKLFAVGGPKATVVTGNSWEKSVLNSKVPVLVEFYASWCGPCAMVHRVIDEIATEYAGRIDCFVLHADNELQIANEYDIKAVPVVMLFKNGEKCETVVGTMPKEFYVAAVERVLS; from the exons ATGTCTTCTTCTCCTCCTCCTTGTGCATTTCTTCATTCAAACTCATCTTTTTCCAAACTCTATTCTCCTTCAACACAACCCATTTCTTGTATTTCACGCCAGCTCATCAATTACAGCTCAGATGGACTCGTTTACTCTCGGCCCAAAACACCCATTTGGGCTCCTGCTCCCTCGGCTTCTCGTTTTAAGCTCTTCGCCGTCGGTGGCCCAAAAG CTACAGTAGTTACTGGCAACTCATGGGAGAAATCAGTTTTAAACAGTAAAGTACCTGTACTTGTGGAATTCTACGCTAGCTGGTGTGGTCCATGTGCAATGGTTCATCGGGTGATTGATGAGATCGCGACAGAGTATGCTGGAAGAATTGATTGCTTCGTACTCCATGCAGACAATGAGTTGCAAATTGCTAACGAGTATGATATCAAGGCTGTGCCAGTGGTCATGCTTTTCAAAAATGGAGAGAAATGCGAAACTGTGGTTGGTACCATGCCAAAGGAATTTTACGTAGCTGCTGTAGAGAGAGTGTTGTCCTAG